The Desulfoscipio gibsoniae DSM 7213 genome contains a region encoding:
- a CDS encoding AMP-binding enzyme: protein MEYNQTMGGEASPVFNRLMFRQVENVLYEHSAVDEVAVINAPGQDGEECLVAFIVPRVEDITEAELFAFMKQSNQLQANNLPRIIKFVPRIPKSPSGKVLKIKLLEEF, encoded by the coding sequence ATGGAATATAATCAAACAATGGGTGGCGAAGCTTCACCGGTGTTCAATAGACTTATGTTTCGCCAGGTGGAAAATGTATTGTATGAACACTCTGCGGTGGATGAGGTGGCGGTAATAAACGCACCCGGCCAGGATGGCGAAGAGTGCCTGGTTGCCTTTATTGTGCCTCGTGTTGAAGATATTACAGAAGCGGAATTATTTGCCTTTATGAAACAGAGCAACCAGCTACAGGCTAATAATCTACCCCGAATAATTAAGTTTGTCCCCAGGATCCCCAAGTCACCCAGCGGAAAAGTGTTAAAAATAAAGCTGCTGGAGGAATTTTAG
- a CDS encoding helix-turn-helix domain-containing protein gives MIKKIVGKNIKYYRIQKSFSQTEAASLVGITPSYWGYLERGQKNPSIELVAIISEVLGVKASLLFVESPENLSEELMLYLHILNNMGNQHIGFILTIIKAYIDLHKDLSPVHE, from the coding sequence GATTGTTGGAAAAAATATAAAGTATTACAGAATTCAAAAAAGCTTTTCGCAGACGGAAGCGGCCTCTTTAGTCGGTATTACACCTTCCTATTGGGGGTACTTGGAAAGAGGACAGAAAAATCCTTCTATAGAGCTCGTTGCTATAATATCAGAAGTTCTCGGTGTTAAAGCAAGCTTACTTTTTGTTGAATCACCAGAGAATTTATCAGAAGAACTTATGCTTTACCTGCATATTTTAAATAACATGGGTAACCAACACATTGGTTTTATATTGACTATAATTAAAGCCTACATTGATTTACATAAAGATCTATCCCCGGTTCATGAATAA
- a CDS encoding M48 family metallopeptidase has product MKVNEKIEKDCKESWCPALPQLVLDGRVLNYTIKRSGKASSLRITVDAVVGIQVTAPVKYKTEVIGRIMQDKSAWVLEKMDYLSALAGCPLPRMFVDGEQFFFLGNRYTVKLHINDQIMVDTIKINDQTMFIEVPLALHQEGGAAAVRAALVKWYKNKANYILNNRINLYKEVIGVKPAKIRIKEQKHRWGSCSGKGNLNFNWHLVMAPVNVIDYVIVHELCHLKRLDHSPAFWGLVEAVLPDYQIRRRWLKRYSPVLTF; this is encoded by the coding sequence ATGAAGGTTAATGAGAAAATAGAAAAAGACTGTAAAGAAAGTTGGTGCCCTGCTTTGCCACAATTAGTATTGGATGGCCGGGTTTTAAATTATACCATCAAGCGCAGCGGTAAAGCCTCATCTTTGAGAATAACGGTCGATGCGGTGGTTGGCATTCAGGTTACGGCACCGGTAAAATATAAAACCGAGGTCATTGGTCGCATTATGCAGGATAAAAGTGCCTGGGTATTAGAAAAGATGGACTATTTATCGGCATTGGCTGGATGTCCCTTGCCAAGGATGTTTGTCGATGGGGAGCAATTCTTTTTTTTGGGTAACCGGTATACCGTTAAGTTGCATATTAATGATCAAATAATGGTTGATACAATAAAAATTAATGACCAGACAATGTTTATTGAGGTGCCTCTGGCACTGCACCAAGAGGGTGGGGCCGCCGCGGTTCGGGCTGCCTTGGTTAAATGGTATAAAAATAAAGCTAACTATATATTAAATAATAGAATTAACTTATATAAAGAAGTTATAGGCGTGAAACCGGCGAAAATCAGGATCAAGGAGCAAAAACATCGCTGGGGCAGCTGTTCGGGAAAGGGTAATTTGAATTTTAACTGGCATCTGGTGATGGCTCCTGTTAATGTCATTGATTATGTTATTGTGCACGAGTTGTGCCATTTAAAGAGACTTGATCACAGCCCGGCATTTTGGGGTTTGGTGGAGGCAGTGTTGCCGGATTATCAAATTCGCCGCCGTTGGCTGAAAAGGTACAGCCCGGTACTTACTTTTTAA
- a CDS encoding metallophosphoesterase family protein — protein MTISKKSELLTSILLAMTGAVLLVSLFGYMRFNIDALQFRVTVQFNEKGYTEVEIPPLGTVRAHTHTAPLLVSVRLENIDLQLIQRLLSDTTERNEVVEQSKTVLQQVAVIFVIKLIGLAMLGGALGVFLTRKGNLKKYIIGSLTGSITAGVLLAAAYLTYDISAFRNPQYTGVLRVAPWMVGLAQETFGKIETVGENLEIIAKNLNLLYERLDNLQPLGETTDEFKILHVSDLHNNPAGMDFVLRVADLFGADMIIDTGDISDFGTPLEALLLEQLNHIDIPYFFIPGNHDAPAIIDRMNQIPNVTVVNGLVEKNGLLFYGVPDPSSADNTVIPSDLSIIPRLTQQVVNRIDQIAPGVDIALLHNDKMARALAGHVPVILFGHNHRMAITQQEGSILVNAGTSGAAGLRGLQTTQIPYSVVLLHFRPDENGQNRLVAADAISVSNLEQGFTLDRRRFDIGE, from the coding sequence ATGACTATTTCGAAAAAAAGCGAACTGCTTACCAGCATTTTACTTGCTATGACAGGTGCTGTGCTCTTAGTCAGCCTGTTCGGGTATATGCGGTTTAATATTGATGCATTGCAGTTCAGAGTGACAGTTCAGTTTAATGAAAAAGGCTATACCGAAGTTGAAATACCGCCCCTGGGCACCGTACGGGCTCACACTCACACAGCACCGCTGCTAGTTTCCGTGCGTTTGGAAAATATTGACTTGCAGCTAATTCAACGACTGCTTAGTGACACCACGGAGCGCAATGAAGTTGTCGAGCAAAGTAAAACTGTACTGCAACAGGTGGCCGTCATATTTGTCATCAAACTTATAGGTCTGGCCATGCTGGGTGGAGCACTGGGCGTGTTTCTAACACGCAAAGGGAACTTAAAAAAATATATCATAGGTTCGCTGACCGGTAGTATAACGGCGGGCGTTTTACTAGCTGCTGCCTATTTAACTTACGATATCAGTGCCTTTCGCAACCCACAATATACCGGAGTGCTTCGTGTGGCCCCATGGATGGTCGGCCTGGCCCAGGAAACCTTTGGTAAGATTGAAACAGTAGGAGAAAATCTAGAAATAATTGCAAAAAACCTCAATTTACTTTATGAACGGTTGGATAATCTTCAGCCACTGGGCGAGACTACTGATGAGTTTAAAATACTGCATGTTTCCGATTTACATAATAACCCGGCGGGTATGGATTTCGTACTGCGGGTAGCCGATTTGTTCGGCGCGGATATGATCATTGATACGGGAGATATCAGCGATTTTGGTACTCCCCTGGAAGCACTCCTGCTGGAACAATTAAACCATATTGACATACCTTACTTTTTCATTCCCGGCAATCATGATGCGCCAGCCATTATAGATAGAATGAATCAAATCCCTAACGTAACCGTGGTAAACGGTTTAGTGGAAAAAAACGGATTATTGTTTTACGGAGTGCCCGATCCATCCTCAGCAGATAATACAGTGATACCAAGTGATCTAAGCATCATTCCCAGGCTGACTCAGCAAGTCGTGAATAGAATTGATCAAATTGCACCCGGAGTGGATATAGCACTGCTGCATAATGACAAAATGGCCCGCGCACTGGCCGGTCATGTACCGGTAATACTTTTCGGGCACAATCACCGGATGGCGATAACCCAGCAAGAAGGCAGCATTTTGGTGAACGCGGGCACCTCCGGAGCAGCGGGCTTGCGCGGTCTGCAAACCACGCAAATACCTTACTCAGTGGTGCTGCTGCACTTTCGCCCTGACGAAAATGGTCAAAACCGCCTGGTAGCGGCGGATGCTATTTCAGTAAGCAACCTGGAACAGGGTTTCACCCTGGACAGAAGAAGGTTTGACATTGGAGAATAA
- a CDS encoding VanZ family protein yields MYWIPAILWMALIFYLSGRTGSELQSLFPFFDNLNPGHIVAYFVLGPLYYLALTKYKHRRPFMKAFLLCLLFGITDEIHQYFIPTRYPDIYDLARDLLGTGIGLVVVFLVQKKKKYSRQ; encoded by the coding sequence ATGTACTGGATTCCCGCCATCCTCTGGATGGCATTGATATTTTACCTATCCGGGCGCACGGGCAGTGAACTACAATCATTGTTTCCATTTTTTGATAACCTCAACCCGGGCCATATAGTTGCTTACTTTGTGTTGGGACCTTTATATTACCTGGCTTTAACAAAGTATAAGCATAGGCGTCCTTTTATGAAAGCATTTCTATTGTGTCTGCTATTCGGCATCACCGACGAAATTCACCAGTATTTTATCCCCACCCGTTACCCGGATATCTACGACTTAGCCCGAGACCTTTTAGGTACCGGAATTGGATTGGTAGTAGTCTTCCTGGTACAAAAGAAAAAAAAATACAGCCGGCAATAA
- a CDS encoding RluA family pseudouridine synthase, with the protein MPKTEIYQVDAGDAGVRLDVFVAFKEEQLSRSFVQKLIGDGAVTVNQEAVRANYRLKEGDTVAVVVPPPVELKVCPEPIPLDIFYEDKDIIVVNKPRGMVVHPAEGNYSGTLVNALLHHCQDLSGINGVLRPGIVHRIDKDTSGLLMVAKNDLAHEHLAGQLKEHTVRRGYLALVHGVLTSDLGVVDAPIGRHPRERQKMAVTNRNGKAAVTHYRVLNRAGNYTLLQLRLETGRTHQIRVHMAYIGYPLVGDTKYGPNKSHLLDGQFLHAYLLGFVHPRSGEYLEFTAPLPVELTAKLQRLGISENSFKDLT; encoded by the coding sequence GTGCCAAAAACTGAAATATATCAGGTGGACGCGGGAGATGCGGGAGTGCGCCTAGATGTTTTTGTGGCATTCAAAGAGGAACAGTTAAGCCGGTCGTTTGTGCAAAAGCTGATAGGCGATGGTGCTGTAACAGTGAATCAGGAGGCGGTTCGAGCAAATTATCGTTTGAAGGAAGGGGACACGGTAGCGGTGGTTGTACCTCCGCCTGTGGAACTAAAAGTGTGCCCGGAACCTATACCGCTGGATATATTTTATGAAGATAAAGATATTATTGTAGTGAATAAACCCAGGGGTATGGTGGTACACCCGGCGGAAGGTAATTACTCGGGCACGCTGGTTAATGCACTGTTGCATCATTGTCAGGATCTTTCAGGTATTAACGGCGTGCTTCGTCCCGGCATTGTGCATCGCATTGATAAGGATACCTCGGGCTTATTGATGGTTGCTAAAAATGACCTCGCCCACGAGCATTTAGCGGGTCAGTTAAAAGAACATACCGTCCGGCGTGGCTACCTGGCGCTGGTCCACGGCGTGTTGACCAGTGACCTGGGGGTAGTGGATGCACCAATTGGCCGGCATCCCCGTGAACGGCAGAAAATGGCTGTAACCAACCGTAATGGCAAGGCAGCGGTGACCCACTACCGGGTGCTTAACCGGGCGGGTAATTATACATTGCTGCAGCTGCGACTGGAAACGGGGCGTACGCACCAAATCAGGGTGCATATGGCCTACATTGGCTACCCTTTAGTAGGGGACACTAAGTATGGGCCAAATAAGTCACACTTATTGGATGGCCAGTTTTTGCATGCCTATTTGCTGGGTTTTGTCCATCCTCGTAGTGGTGAATACCTGGAATTTACTGCGCCTTTGCCAGTGGAGTTGACTGCTAAATTGCAAAGACTGGGCATTAGCGAAAATTCATTTAAAGACCTTACTTAA
- a CDS encoding DegT/DnrJ/EryC1/StrS family aminotransferase gives MSDKPAIYGGKPVCEHLLPLAGAAVDDNDIQAVTEVLRGGRLGCGETVQRFERAVAEYVGARYAVALSSGAAGLHVALMSAAVGHEEEVITSPLTHPATANCILYQGGIHTFADINSATFNINPGAVASKISSRTEALIPVHFAGNPCDLDALHKLARDNNLIVIEDAAHALGGEYDGKKIGALSDLTVFSFSDPQHCYTGEGGVVTTNSEELYEWMMIFRENGLVSNPRKLTRNEGPWRVEMQDRGYNYRMTEMQAALGIAQLARAEEFIERRTAIAEMYNQVLAGHPAVLLPEQNPRGRSTWHYFLLALRLEHIKASRSDIFHALRAENVEVGVHYLPVFLHPYYLWIGHPDVCTLEGSLCPRAEELYQCLLTLPLYPAMTDRDVQDVITAVIRVLNYYML, from the coding sequence ATGAGCGATAAACCTGCTATTTACGGGGGAAAACCAGTATGTGAACATCTTTTGCCCCTGGCCGGGGCTGCTGTGGATGATAACGATATACAAGCCGTAACCGAGGTGCTGCGTGGGGGTAGGTTGGGATGTGGTGAAACTGTGCAGAGATTCGAAAGGGCTGTGGCCGAATATGTGGGTGCCAGGTATGCTGTGGCATTATCCTCAGGTGCGGCCGGCCTGCATGTTGCTCTAATGTCAGCCGCGGTGGGCCACGAAGAGGAAGTTATTACTTCACCGCTGACCCATCCTGCCACTGCCAATTGTATTTTATACCAAGGGGGTATTCATACCTTTGCCGATATAAACAGCGCTACTTTCAATATTAATCCCGGGGCAGTGGCATCAAAAATAAGCAGTCGCACCGAGGCACTGATACCGGTGCACTTTGCAGGTAATCCCTGTGACCTGGATGCACTGCACAAGCTGGCCCGGGACAATAACCTCATTGTTATCGAGGATGCCGCCCACGCTTTGGGCGGTGAGTACGACGGTAAAAAGATAGGCGCGTTAAGTGACCTGACGGTTTTTAGTTTTAGTGATCCCCAGCATTGTTATACGGGGGAGGGTGGCGTGGTAACCACCAACTCGGAGGAACTTTATGAGTGGATGATGATATTCCGGGAAAATGGGTTGGTCAGCAACCCGCGCAAATTAACCAGGAACGAGGGACCCTGGCGGGTGGAGATGCAGGACCGGGGCTACAATTACCGGATGACCGAAATGCAGGCAGCCCTGGGTATTGCCCAATTGGCCCGGGCGGAGGAATTTATTGAGCGGCGCACAGCTATTGCTGAAATGTACAATCAGGTGCTGGCCGGTCATCCTGCCGTGTTGCTGCCGGAACAAAACCCCCGCGGTCGCTCCACCTGGCATTATTTTTTACTGGCGCTGCGCCTTGAGCATATTAAAGCCTCCCGTTCTGACATATTTCATGCCCTGCGGGCGGAAAATGTTGAAGTAGGTGTGCATTACCTTCCGGTATTTTTGCATCCCTATTACCTGTGGATAGGCCATCCCGACGTGTGTACTTTGGAAGGCAGTCTTTGCCCACGGGCTGAGGAACTGTACCAGTGTCTTTTAACCCTACCTTTATACCCGGCTATGACTGACCGGGATGTGCAGGATGTCATTACCGCAGTGATTCGGGTTTTGAACTATTATATGCTATAA
- a CDS encoding DUF441 domain-containing protein: protein MNGVPLLVALLLVGIIARSNLIATAACVLLIIKFTNLHFIFSLLEKRGLEIGLLFLLLAILVPVASGKVTEKELVSTFTSLPGILAILGGALATHLNGEGLRLLQIDPEMIFGLLIGSMIGIVFLNGVPVGPLMAAGLTALFLETIRLFK from the coding sequence ATGAATGGAGTACCACTGCTTGTGGCACTACTCCTGGTGGGCATCATTGCCCGCTCTAATTTAATTGCCACCGCTGCCTGCGTATTACTGATTATAAAATTCACCAACCTGCATTTTATATTTTCTTTGCTGGAAAAAAGGGGCCTGGAAATAGGCTTACTATTCTTATTACTGGCCATTTTAGTACCCGTGGCCAGCGGTAAAGTAACGGAAAAGGAATTAGTGAGCACCTTTACATCGCTGCCGGGCATACTGGCAATCCTTGGGGGAGCACTAGCCACCCATTTAAACGGTGAAGGATTACGTTTATTACAAATAGACCCGGAAATGATCTTCGGACTGCTGATAGGTTCGATGATCGGTATTGTTTTTTTAAACGGTGTCCCTGTGGGGCCCCTGATGGCGGCCGGACTGACCGCGCTGTTTCTGGAAACCATTCGTTTATTTAAGTAA
- a CDS encoding ATP-binding protein, giving the protein MAKRQIVKIDEEKCNGCGLCVSPCVEGAITIENGKAKVKREELCDGAGFCIGVCPQGALTVENREAVDFDEHVVEMHVKQNPGSYIPQACFNCGKNEDEVAVLPCRKKGQSLWVCTKCLPTLIHG; this is encoded by the coding sequence ATGGCTAAAAGACAAATCGTTAAAATAGACGAGGAGAAGTGTAATGGTTGTGGGCTTTGTGTGAGTCCGTGCGTGGAAGGTGCCATCACCATTGAAAATGGTAAGGCCAAGGTGAAAAGAGAAGAATTATGTGACGGGGCTGGTTTTTGCATTGGTGTGTGTCCCCAAGGTGCATTAACAGTTGAAAACCGGGAAGCAGTAGATTTCGATGAGCACGTGGTGGAAATGCATGTAAAACAAAACCCGGGGTCATATATTCCCCAGGCTTGCTTTAACTGCGGAAAAAATGAAGACGAAGTTGCAGTTTTACCATGCCGTAAAAAGGGGCAAAGCCTTTGGGTGTGTACCAAATGCCTGCCGACTTTGATTCACGGTTAA
- a CDS encoding DUF4870 domain-containing protein, whose protein sequence is MVAPESKLMGAVCHGSIFFGLPILVPLIVYLLKRDDDFVNHHARESLAMHIIGLLLGAVVGILCLVIIGFLLVIPLAILGLVYTVLAIVAIIKCLSGQYYYYPFTSKYAESWFYTK, encoded by the coding sequence GTGGTTGCACCGGAAAGCAAACTTATGGGTGCGGTTTGTCATGGTTCTATATTCTTTGGTTTACCTATTTTAGTGCCTTTAATTGTATATCTGTTAAAGAGGGATGATGATTTTGTTAACCATCATGCCCGGGAGTCGCTGGCCATGCATATTATAGGCCTGCTATTAGGCGCTGTGGTGGGAATACTTTGCCTGGTAATCATTGGTTTTTTGCTGGTCATACCCCTGGCTATATTAGGACTGGTCTATACAGTCTTGGCCATCGTGGCCATTATTAAATGCTTATCAGGGCAATATTATTATTATCCGTTTACTTCCAAATACGCAGAGTCCTGGTTCTATACAAAATAA
- a CDS encoding DsbA family oxidoreductase, producing the protein MGKGIVDKLKQEFDIAEEWVGYELHPETPSQGRLIRELFPDVDVNKMLENFRRAGQPYGIEFSGMNLVANSCLALQASELSRDRGKYEQAHARLFKAYFQEEMNIGDKQVLIKLFIELGLNEDELIEALDKQLYLPRLQKNRELARQYEITSVPTFIINEKQKLVGAQPYQVFQQTLRLHQ; encoded by the coding sequence ATCGGCAAGGGTATTGTCGACAAACTAAAGCAGGAATTCGACATCGCAGAGGAGTGGGTTGGTTATGAGTTGCATCCTGAAACACCATCCCAGGGTAGGCTGATCAGGGAATTGTTTCCTGATGTGGATGTGAATAAGATGCTGGAAAACTTCCGGCGGGCCGGACAGCCTTATGGGATTGAATTTAGCGGTATGAACCTGGTGGCTAATTCTTGCCTGGCGTTGCAGGCCAGCGAATTGTCCAGGGACAGGGGAAAATATGAACAAGCACATGCCCGGCTGTTTAAAGCTTACTTTCAGGAGGAAATGAATATCGGCGACAAGCAGGTGCTAATAAAGCTTTTTATAGAACTTGGTTTAAACGAAGATGAATTAATTGAGGCGCTGGACAAGCAGCTTTATCTGCCTCGTTTGCAAAAAAACCGGGAATTGGCCCGGCAATACGAAATTACGTCGGTGCCCACGTTTATCATTAATGAAAAACAAAAGCTGGTGGGGGCCCAGCCTTATCAAGTATTTCAGCAGACACTGAGACTTCACCAATAG
- the lspA gene encoding signal peptidase II, protein MRFIFIVLVTLLLDQLSKYIVTSRLLVGESIPVLPPVFYLTYILNPGAAFGMLANRTDIFIAVSLLVLVVVLAGYRYLPKERIWMRLALGLVVGGALGNLIDRVRLGRVIDFLDFQVWPIFNLADTAIVIGGLLLIIDIWRSDKEEKQRVDSGAKN, encoded by the coding sequence TTGCGCTTTATTTTTATTGTGCTGGTTACATTGCTGCTGGACCAGCTTTCTAAATATATTGTCACATCGCGTCTGCTGGTGGGAGAATCTATACCCGTGTTGCCGCCGGTATTTTATCTTACTTATATATTAAATCCTGGTGCTGCCTTTGGCATGCTGGCCAACCGCACCGATATTTTTATTGCTGTATCGCTGCTGGTGCTTGTGGTTGTGCTGGCTGGTTACCGTTATTTGCCTAAGGAAAGGATTTGGATGCGCCTGGCTTTAGGATTGGTGGTGGGCGGTGCTTTGGGTAATCTGATTGACCGGGTGCGCCTGGGGCGGGTAATTGACTTTTTGGATTTTCAAGTTTGGCCTATATTTAACCTCGCGGACACTGCTATAGTGATCGGGGGGTTGCTTTTAATTATTGATATCTGGCGCAGTGATAAAGAGGAAAAGCAAAGGGTGGATAGCGGTGCCAAAAACTGA
- a CDS encoding phosphosulfolactate synthase translates to MSEYAQNSNWQEVITYPLGKRTAKPRNKGLTMVIDKGIGIGETRDLLQINYQHIDFLKLGFGTSALYAAGTLEEKIQLVRSYNIDIYPGGTFLEIALWQNKIREFLDTCKFFGFTAIEVSDGTIPLSEEVREQAITLAAEKGFRVLTEVGKKNNGAEVPVETLAKMALRDLQNGAYKVIMEGRECGLNVGLYDAKGKMADEDLQVIMNYIGDPSLIIWEAPLKIQQQDLITRFGSDVNLGNIPPQEVLAVEALRVGLRADTLQLVITDPEEI, encoded by the coding sequence TTGTCCGAATACGCACAGAACAGTAACTGGCAAGAGGTTATAACATATCCGCTGGGTAAGCGGACAGCCAAACCCAGGAACAAGGGACTAACCATGGTAATTGACAAAGGTATAGGCATAGGGGAAACCCGGGACTTGTTACAAATCAATTACCAGCACATTGATTTTCTCAAGCTGGGTTTTGGCACCTCCGCGCTTTATGCCGCAGGTACACTGGAGGAAAAAATACAGCTGGTGCGTTCGTATAACATTGATATCTATCCGGGGGGCACCTTTTTAGAAATAGCATTATGGCAAAATAAAATTAGGGAGTTTCTCGACACATGCAAATTTTTTGGTTTTACGGCCATTGAAGTCAGCGACGGGACCATCCCTTTAAGCGAGGAGGTGAGAGAACAAGCCATCACATTAGCTGCAGAAAAAGGCTTTAGAGTATTAACTGAGGTGGGCAAAAAGAACAACGGTGCTGAAGTACCTGTGGAAACGCTGGCCAAAATGGCTTTGCGCGATTTACAAAATGGAGCTTATAAAGTGATTATGGAAGGCCGTGAATGCGGCCTGAATGTAGGACTTTACGACGCAAAGGGTAAAATGGCTGATGAGGATTTACAAGTAATTATGAATTATATTGGCGACCCATCATTGATTATCTGGGAAGCACCGCTTAAAATTCAACAGCAAGACCTAATTACCAGGTTCGGTTCAGATGTGAACCTGGGCAATATCCCGCCTCAGGAAGTACTGGCCGTGGAAGCTCTCAGGGTAGGCCTGCGGGCCGATACTCTACAGTTGGTAATAACCGATCCGGAGGAAATTTAA
- a CDS encoding heparan-alpha-glucosaminide N-acetyltransferase domain-containing protein has product MLINLPGNSVPGRYNRDYSLDILRGIAVILMIFHHVVTWLYTGSIRDIITIIGRISVGDIAAPIFFTVCGMSLYYSINAMQTKHLGTVDMLKKLAQRSTKLYLTGLILCLAAFGQASFFYWGVLQSLAAASILIGVLYLLPARKTVLLFTGPAALAGYYFFYPYAYLLPAKLSRILLGDFSLVLLIGFLSIGLFMATYVLTGNYKPPTIAAIGLSVMTLGLVGHFTGFLITRFPASPSYILFVVGLALLMYAALLFVKTDGAYVYPAIWAGRNALNIFVLHYLIYVYGKHAGLVGSFNGLYSVLVALVVTAFFLLLSKWMAWPMRAVAQ; this is encoded by the coding sequence GTGCTGATAAATTTGCCCGGTAATTCTGTCCCGGGTCGGTATAACCGGGATTATAGTCTCGATATCTTGCGGGGTATCGCTGTAATTTTAATGATTTTTCACCACGTTGTAACCTGGCTGTATACCGGTTCCATACGGGACATAATCACTATTATTGGCCGCATCAGTGTTGGAGACATAGCAGCCCCCATTTTTTTTACTGTTTGCGGGATGTCCCTTTACTATTCGATTAACGCCATGCAAACTAAACATCTAGGGACCGTTGATATGCTTAAAAAGTTGGCGCAAAGGAGCACAAAGCTTTATCTCACCGGCCTGATTCTTTGTCTTGCCGCTTTTGGGCAGGCCAGTTTTTTCTACTGGGGAGTGCTGCAGTCACTGGCCGCAGCCAGCATTTTAATTGGAGTACTGTATCTTTTACCGGCCCGGAAGACCGTTTTGTTATTTACCGGACCCGCGGCCTTAGCAGGGTATTATTTTTTTTATCCCTACGCTTATTTATTACCAGCTAAACTGTCCCGAATTTTGTTGGGTGATTTTTCACTGGTTCTTTTGATCGGGTTTTTATCCATAGGCCTATTTATGGCCACGTATGTTTTAACTGGTAATTATAAACCCCCAACTATAGCCGCTATAGGTTTATCAGTTATGACATTGGGTTTGGTGGGGCACTTTACCGGGTTTTTAATCACCAGGTTTCCTGCCTCCCCCAGTTATATACTTTTTGTAGTGGGCCTGGCATTGCTGATGTATGCCGCTTTACTCTTTGTAAAGACAGATGGCGCATATGTTTACCCGGCCATTTGGGCTGGCAGAAACGCCCTCAATATTTTTGTCTTGCATTACCTAATCTATGTTTATGGCAAACATGCAGGTCTGGTTGGCTCATTTAACGGACTTTATTCCGTGCTGGTCGCCTTGGTGGTAACGGCTTTCTTTTTGCTGCTCAGCAAATGGATGGCCTGGCCGATGCGGGCCGTAGCACAATAA
- a CDS encoding carbonic anhydrase gives MDHLVPIRTVDDIFPKYRDTPIGRLLQYHNLQSPLDSYEHAEVVIGMCMDNRKHLRIPDNFAYVLRTGGGNLRYSEFKISYAIAVGGVKAIALIGHDKCGMVNLMARKDKFVQGLVDRAGWDKERAEEHFMHFAPMFEIDNEIEFVISEAKRLRSRYPKILVVPMFYGIDDKLLYLINE, from the coding sequence GTGGATCACCTGGTGCCAATTAGAACTGTTGACGACATTTTTCCGAAATATCGGGATACTCCCATTGGTCGCTTGCTGCAGTATCATAACCTGCAGTCCCCCCTGGATAGCTATGAACATGCGGAAGTGGTAATCGGTATGTGTATGGATAATCGCAAACACTTGCGCATACCCGACAATTTTGCCTATGTGCTGCGTACCGGCGGTGGCAATCTCCGCTACAGCGAGTTTAAGATTTCCTACGCTATAGCCGTTGGTGGAGTTAAGGCTATTGCCTTAATTGGCCATGATAAATGCGGCATGGTAAACCTCATGGCCAGAAAAGATAAATTTGTGCAGGGATTAGTGGATAGAGCCGGCTGGGACAAGGAGCGGGCTGAAGAGCATTTTATGCATTTTGCGCCCATGTTTGAAATTGATAATGAAATTGAATTTGTTATTAGTGAAGCGAAGAGACTGCGCTCGCGCTATCCCAAAATTTTAGTAGTACCCATGTTTTATGGTATTGATGATAAACTTTTATATTTAATTAATGAATAA